The Cinclus cinclus chromosome 3, bCinCin1.1, whole genome shotgun sequence genome has a window encoding:
- the MAL gene encoding myelin and lymphocyte protein isoform X2, with translation MSSSTSTSTLPSGLAVLTTFPDVLFIPEIIFGGLVWILVASSRIPDSMLQGWVMFVSVFCFIMSISLLCLYLCGAHGGGGCWVTLDVICQETAALFYLSAAVLEAYLTYILGFLPGQAYRENVAAVVFAFLATLVYVIHKVFSLLRWKSS, from the exons ATGTCTTCCTCAACTTCCACCAGCACTTTGCCCAGTGGCCTGGCGGTCCTGACCACCTTCCCAGATGTGCTCTTCATCCCTGAAATC ATCTTTGGGGGCCTTGTGTGGATCTTGGTGGCATCCTCGAGGATCCCAGACTCcatgctgcagggctgggtgatGTTTGTCTCCGTGTTCTGCTTCATCATGTCCATCTCCCTCCTGTGCCTCTACTTATGCGGGGCtcacggcggcggcggctgctgGGTGACCTTG GATGTCATCTGCCAGGAGACAGCAGCGCTGTTCTACCTCAGTGCTGCGGTGCTGGAAGCCTACCTGACCTATATACTTGGTTTCTTGCCGGGACAGGCGTACAGGGAGAACGTTGCTGCCGTG GTATTTGCATTCCTGGCCACCCTGGTTTACGTGATCCACAAGGTGTTCTCACTCCTGCGATGGAAATCATCCTGA
- the MAL gene encoding myelin and lymphocyte protein isoform X3 has protein sequence MSSSTSTSTLPSGLAVLTTFPDVLFIPEIIFGGLVWILVASSRIPDSMLQGWVMFVSVFCFIMSISLLCLYLCGAHGGGGCWVTLVFAFLATLVYVIHKVFSLLRWKSS, from the exons ATGTCTTCCTCAACTTCCACCAGCACTTTGCCCAGTGGCCTGGCGGTCCTGACCACCTTCCCAGATGTGCTCTTCATCCCTGAAATC ATCTTTGGGGGCCTTGTGTGGATCTTGGTGGCATCCTCGAGGATCCCAGACTCcatgctgcagggctgggtgatGTTTGTCTCCGTGTTCTGCTTCATCATGTCCATCTCCCTCCTGTGCCTCTACTTATGCGGGGCtcacggcggcggcggctgctgGGTGACCTTG GTATTTGCATTCCTGGCCACCCTGGTTTACGTGATCCACAAGGTGTTCTCACTCCTGCGATGGAAATCATCCTGA
- the MAL gene encoding myelin and lymphocyte protein isoform X4, protein MSSSTSTSTLPSGLAVLTTFPDVLFIPEIVFAFLATLVYVIHKVFSLLRWKSS, encoded by the exons ATGTCTTCCTCAACTTCCACCAGCACTTTGCCCAGTGGCCTGGCGGTCCTGACCACCTTCCCAGATGTGCTCTTCATCCCTGAAATC GTATTTGCATTCCTGGCCACCCTGGTTTACGTGATCCACAAGGTGTTCTCACTCCTGCGATGGAAATCATCCTGA
- the MAL gene encoding myelin and lymphocyte protein isoform X1: MPSFKWRLQRDHGLMPCAVPEACTAFGSAPDKSFCPTLTLHPSLILQIFGGLVWILVASSRIPDSMLQGWVMFVSVFCFIMSISLLCLYLCGAHGGGGCWVTLDVICQETAALFYLSAAVLEAYLTYILGFLPGQAYRENVAAVVFAFLATLVYVIHKVFSLLRWKSS; this comes from the exons ATGCCCAGTTTCAAGTGGAGGCTGCAAAGAGATCATGGGCTGATGCCTTGTGCTGTGCCAGAGGCGTGCACGGCTTTTGGCTCTGCTCCGGACAAGTCATTTTGTCCCACACTCACCCTGCACCCCTCTCTGATCTTGCAGATCTTTGGGGGCCTTGTGTGGATCTTGGTGGCATCCTCGAGGATCCCAGACTCcatgctgcagggctgggtgatGTTTGTCTCCGTGTTCTGCTTCATCATGTCCATCTCCCTCCTGTGCCTCTACTTATGCGGGGCtcacggcggcggcggctgctgGGTGACCTTG GATGTCATCTGCCAGGAGACAGCAGCGCTGTTCTACCTCAGTGCTGCGGTGCTGGAAGCCTACCTGACCTATATACTTGGTTTCTTGCCGGGACAGGCGTACAGGGAGAACGTTGCTGCCGTG GTATTTGCATTCCTGGCCACCCTGGTTTACGTGATCCACAAGGTGTTCTCACTCCTGCGATGGAAATCATCCTGA